In Agromyces sp. G08B096, a genomic segment contains:
- the rpsJ gene encoding 30S ribosomal protein S10, which translates to MAGQKIRIRLKSYDHEVIDTSARKIVDTVTRAGATVVGPVPLPTEKNVVCVIRSPHKYKDSREHFEMRTHKRLIDIVDPTPKAVDSLMRLDLPADVNIEIKL; encoded by the coding sequence ATGGCGGGACAGAAGATCCGCATTCGACTGAAGTCGTATGACCACGAGGTCATCGACACCTCGGCGCGCAAGATCGTCGACACGGTGACCCGCGCGGGCGCCACGGTCGTCGGCCCCGTGCCGCTTCCGACCGAGAAGAACGTGGTGTGCGTCATCCGCTCGCCCCACAAGTACAAGGACAGCCGCGAGCACTTCGAGATGCGCACCCACAAGCGCCTGATCGACATCGTGGACCCGACGCCCAAGGCCGTCGACTCGCTCATGCGCCTCGACCTCCCGGCCGACGTCAACATCGAGATCAAGCTCTGA